The genomic window GCGTGCATTACACAAGCCATTATATACACAGGAAGCAGAGTATCGGTGAGTGAATAAAGCTAGTGCATCacgttttataaaattatcattggtAAAGAATTGTTTGCCAGCTTGATATCCTACTCGACACTGCTTTTTGATGCAACAAATTAGCATTGACGTCCCAAAGGGGTCAAGTTCACAAAAAGCTAGCAGCCTGGTTGTAAATAAACCACTCATCACATGACACGGGAATTCCCATTAGCTTGTTACACAACATTTTGCCTTCTAACTGTTAATTTTGTGAAGATTAATGCACAATTTGAAAACTAGGCATGCCCTTGGTAATACAAGTAGGCTTCCACTCTATTTGACAAGCAGGTTCAAGATTTAACTTCCAAAGCCAAGATGAAATAATAACATGCTAACTTACGATCTTGATCAGCTTCTTCAACCATCTCTTGAATCTCTCTTTCAGTGAAGCTTTCGCCAAGCTCCTTGGCTATTTGCTTGATGTCACCTACAGAAATTTTTCCCTGAAGCAAAATGAATTAGATGATAAGTCTTCAGCAAGTACGAGCAAAATCAACAATGAATCAACGAAAGCTCACATTTTTATCATGGTCAATAATGCGGAATGCTTTTGAAAGCTCTTCCTTTGTGTCCCTTTCTCCAATCTTGGCTGTCATCATATGcacaaattcatcaaaatcaattgcACCACTGCCATCTTTGTCAACATCTGCAATCATTTGGTTGATTTGCTGGAATGGCATAATCAAGAAATATGTTAACCATGCAGTCAGGTTTCACAAGAAGGATGAAGCTTAAGTTCAGGACGATGTATGTCAGGTAAGAAACTGATCAAGCAATGTATTGCAGAAGATATCTGCTTGGTTAAAGCTTACCACATGGccctcattgttttttttttttttccaatagtcTTCAAACCCATATCATCTCCTTGTTCAAACAGCCAATTCTTCATATAAATATGCCAATAGGATTCTATGTGCTACAAATGCTTATCCTTTTTCAATTATGAGACAAAAAAGTGAAAGTAACCAAAGACTGAGATGTAGATTAATAATGATCACTGATAAGAGGAAAAGGTTCCTTGAAGacaagaaaaagataagaacctccAAAATAAAGGAAGTTTCCTGCTTATTCCTTGCGTTTTTTCAGTGAATACCATTTCAAACACTTATCTTTAGACAATTTCCACTTCTCTTGAGAGAAAACAACTTCTGTGGGGACATTGACTTTCGAACCATTAAAGAGTATGCAGAAGGGCTTTTGATCTCCTTAGAACAAGAGGACCATCTTAGGCTATTCTTGAAGCTGTATGACAGACCGATGAAAAAAACTTCTGTGGGGGAATGGAGACAATGATGGAAACTGTTT from Populus trichocarpa isolate Nisqually-1 chromosome 5, P.trichocarpa_v4.1, whole genome shotgun sequence includes these protein-coding regions:
- the LOC7476380 gene encoding caltractin; the encoded protein is MASFYKGQNRKDKPRGRHHGLTQQKRQEIKEAFDLFDTDGSGTIDAKELNVAMRALGFEMNEEQINQMIADVDKDGSGAIDFDEFVHMMTAKIGERDTKEELSKAFRIIDHDKNGKISVGDIKQIAKELGESFTEREIQEMVEEADQDRDGEVGVDDFMRIMRRTTYGY